A single window of Synergistaceae bacterium DNA harbors:
- a CDS encoding transporter yields the protein MKGVIMRITAFAIIIIISIYAGQGLAEEPKKIQDNSFLIEEAYNQEDGVVQHIQAFQYQKKSKEWLYTFTQEWPVPKQAHQFSYTIPFAHLQGDGSRTGISDIALNYRYQLIMKDNVALAPRFSLLLPTGDYREGFGNGALGYQVNIPLSIELSHKWVTHWNAGATVTPRAREASGAKGDLWGYNLGASVVYLLSENVNVLTEVVWNASQALQPDGSKVWENSFFINPGARFAINFKSGLQIVPGISFPIGVGSSRGEYGVLLYLSFEHKLF from the coding sequence ATGAAAGGTGTAATTATGCGGATTACTGCTTTTGCAATAATAATCATCATCAGCATTTACGCCGGCCAGGGCCTTGCCGAGGAACCGAAGAAGATACAGGACAATTCTTTTTTGATCGAGGAGGCTTACAATCAGGAAGATGGAGTAGTACAGCATATACAGGCTTTCCAGTACCAGAAGAAGTCCAAGGAATGGCTTTATACTTTTACACAGGAATGGCCCGTGCCGAAACAGGCCCACCAATTCTCGTACACAATCCCCTTCGCCCATCTGCAGGGCGATGGATCTCGCACCGGCATCAGCGACATCGCCCTGAACTACCGATATCAGTTGATCATGAAAGACAATGTCGCTCTTGCGCCGCGTTTTTCACTGCTGCTTCCAACAGGCGACTACAGAGAGGGATTTGGGAACGGAGCCCTCGGTTATCAGGTCAACATCCCACTGAGCATTGAATTGTCGCATAAATGGGTCACCCACTGGAATGCTGGAGCCACAGTTACTCCGCGTGCGAGAGAGGCGTCGGGAGCGAAGGGTGATCTTTGGGGATATAATCTCGGAGCCAGCGTAGTTTACCTTCTTTCAGAGAATGTAAATGTGTTGACCGAGGTTGTATGGAATGCGTCTCAGGCCTTGCAACCCGATGGGTCAAAGGTTTGGGAGAATAGCTTTTTCATCAATCCTGGAGCTCGCTTCGCAATAAATTTCAAATCAGGATTGCAAATTGTGCCCGGAATCAGTTTTCCCATCGGAGTCGGATCGTCGAGGGGCGAGTATGGTGTGCTTTTATATCTGTCTTTCGAGCATAAGCTCTTCTAA
- the cadA gene encoding cadmium-translocating P-type ATPase translates to MDIKPLLENSKIRHLLIALAVIIPFEIGALFGKNLPDWIEWPLFLGIIVLFGRNVLLHGLRSLFRFNFSDINLLMTIAIGGALYLGKLEEAAIIVTLFAFGETLEDFGMKRSRTAIEALMARAPKTAWIKGREERVPVELVSIGEVIEIRPGDAIPLDGDVIAGTSLVEEATITGEPLPKTKNVGDAVYAGTLNTQGYIEVRVTKAVDDTTLARIIILTEEAAQQKAASQRFIEQFAKYYTPAIILGSLALYAIPVWLFGGAPELWLSQALSLLIIACPCALIISTPIAVFSSIGNASRKGVLIKGGQFLEALGRMKAIAFDKTRTLTKGSPVVSDVRAFNGYTVEEALACAAGLEVFSEHPIAQSIVDKAAKQSLEAHPFENFQATPGKGVKGQCTICTDPHHCLGSMRFVAEEHYVPEEVASTVLELEKQGKTAIVISDSIHVKGVIGVTDDIRIESRQMVDSLRELGIEPFMLTGDNEISAKHVGSLVGITEIKAGLLPDDKAREMQSMTRRYGTVGMVGDGINDAPSLAAASVGIGMGTAGSDLALENADIALLNDRLDRIPFLVRLGRRCVQTIRFNIVAAIAVKALFMALAISGYSNLALAIFADVGMTVIVILNSLRLFNFEAEAAMPPS, encoded by the coding sequence ATGGATATAAAACCTCTTCTTGAAAATTCAAAGATCAGACATCTATTGATTGCGCTTGCAGTCATTATTCCCTTTGAAATAGGGGCTCTTTTTGGAAAGAACCTGCCTGACTGGATTGAATGGCCGCTATTCTTAGGTATCATCGTCCTGTTCGGCAGGAACGTGCTCTTGCATGGTCTCAGGAGTCTTTTCCGCTTTAACTTTTCGGATATTAATCTCCTGATGACTATTGCCATCGGCGGAGCTCTTTATCTTGGGAAACTGGAAGAGGCTGCAATTATCGTAACGCTTTTCGCGTTTGGCGAGACGCTTGAGGATTTCGGAATGAAGCGCAGCCGCACAGCCATTGAAGCGCTCATGGCGCGCGCTCCGAAGACAGCCTGGATCAAGGGGCGAGAAGAACGTGTGCCGGTAGAATTAGTGTCTATTGGAGAGGTAATCGAAATTCGGCCCGGCGACGCAATTCCACTTGACGGAGATGTTATTGCAGGAACTTCGCTCGTTGAAGAGGCGACGATCACCGGCGAACCGCTGCCAAAGACAAAGAATGTCGGCGATGCCGTCTATGCTGGAACCCTGAATACGCAGGGATACATTGAGGTGCGCGTAACCAAAGCGGTGGATGACACTACTCTGGCCAGGATTATCATCCTGACCGAGGAAGCAGCCCAACAAAAGGCAGCGTCGCAAAGGTTTATTGAACAGTTTGCCAAATATTATACGCCGGCAATCATCCTTGGATCTCTGGCTCTTTATGCAATTCCGGTTTGGCTTTTCGGAGGGGCTCCTGAGCTGTGGCTGTCGCAGGCGCTTAGCCTGTTAATTATTGCTTGCCCTTGCGCTTTGATTATTTCTACGCCTATCGCGGTCTTCTCATCTATTGGCAATGCCTCGCGTAAAGGCGTATTGATTAAGGGCGGTCAGTTTCTCGAGGCCCTGGGGCGTATGAAAGCAATCGCTTTCGACAAAACAAGAACGCTTACCAAGGGCAGCCCAGTTGTGTCAGATGTAAGAGCATTCAACGGCTATACAGTAGAAGAAGCGCTAGCCTGTGCTGCCGGACTCGAGGTCTTTTCGGAACATCCTATCGCGCAGAGCATTGTGGACAAGGCCGCCAAACAATCGCTGGAAGCGCATCCATTTGAGAATTTTCAGGCAACCCCGGGAAAAGGCGTGAAAGGGCAGTGCACAATCTGCACCGATCCCCATCACTGCCTCGGAAGCATGCGGTTTGTGGCTGAGGAGCATTATGTGCCTGAGGAAGTAGCTTCTACCGTTTTGGAACTTGAAAAACAGGGCAAGACTGCCATTGTCATCAGCGATTCTATTCATGTAAAAGGAGTAATTGGTGTTACGGACGATATAAGGATAGAGAGCAGACAGATGGTGGACTCTCTACGGGAGCTGGGAATAGAGCCTTTCATGTTGACAGGCGACAACGAGATTTCTGCTAAACACGTTGGCAGTCTGGTTGGAATAACCGAGATAAAAGCAGGGCTTCTTCCGGATGACAAGGCCCGCGAGATGCAGTCTATGACAAGGCGTTATGGGACAGTTGGCATGGTCGGTGACGGAATCAACGATGCGCCCTCCCTTGCTGCGGCTTCGGTTGGCATTGGGATGGGCACTGCAGGATCTGATCTCGCCCTTGAGAATGCAGACATTGCCTTGCTAAACGACAGGCTTGATCGCATCCCATTTCTTGTTCGTCTTGGAAGACGCTGCGTCCAAACTATCCGGTTCAATATTGTAGCTGCTATCGCAGTGAAAGCTCTTTTCATGGCGCTCGCAATTTCTGGATACAGCAATCTTGCGCTAGCGATTTTTGCAGATGTCGGAATGACAGTGATCGTTATTCTGAACAGTCTGCGGCTTTTTAATTTTGAGGCAGAAGCTGCCATGCCGCCCAGCTAA